The following coding sequences lie in one Apium graveolens cultivar Ventura chromosome 3, ASM990537v1, whole genome shotgun sequence genomic window:
- the LOC141710595 gene encoding pentatricopeptide repeat-containing protein At1g73400, mitochondrial — MFRKLFSGPARRTYFCASRSPAFGSSEPSSRYFCTKLGQKHLYCHSHNNVALSSIKFSTHMQHFSFSASKLSLLESLQMVFCRRSNGVCKLLLPSALVMMKFYCSDTAQVDSMVYDCTSDADKVYTTIVDGSSANVDLEKNLELLGVNLTTPLVMMVLQRLHYEEKLAFRFFTWAGHQDNYAHEAKTYNEMIDILSSTKYKVKQFRIVCDMLDYMKRSNKTSVPVEVLLRILRQYTEKHLTHLQKFAKKKKIRVKTQPEINAFNLLLDSLCKCSLVEDAEGMFRRMQSKVKPDANTYNILFFGWCRVRNPTRGMDILDVMIKMGFTPENFTYNTAIDTFCKAGMVTEAAALLEFMRTRGTTLSSPTARTYAIMIVAFVQCNKTDEAFKLLGDMIGSGTLPDVSTYKELIEGMCLAGKIEAAYKFLDEMGNKGYPPDIVTYNCFLKVLCDSKNREEALRLYQKMDEVRCVPSVQTFNMLITMYFEIGDPDGAFECWHEMEKKGYIADTDSYCVMIEGLFGCNNTTDASFLLEEVINRGLKLPYRKFDSFLMQLSSIGDLQAIHRLSDHMRKFYNPAMARRFSLNQKRKSMSFKGK, encoded by the coding sequence ATGTTTAGGAAACTTTTTTCTGGTCCTGCTAGGCGAACATATTTTTGTGCTTCGAGAAGTCCTGCATTTGGTTCATCGGAACCATCATCTCGATATTTTTGCACTAAACTCGGGCAAAAACATTTATATTGTCATTCTCATAACAATGTGGCTCTTTCTTCAATTAAGTTTAGCACCCATATGCAGCATTTTAGTTTTTCAGCTTCAAAGTTATCGTTGTTGGAGAGTTTGCAAATGGTTTTTTGCAGACGTTCTAATGGTGTTTGCAAATTGTTACTTCCGTCAGCTTTAGTTATGATGAAGTTTTATTGTTCTGATACTGCACAGGTGGACTCAATGGTGTATGATTGTACAAGTGATGCTGATAAGGTGTATACGACAATTGTTGATGGTTCTAGTGCAAATGTTGATTTGGAGAAAAATCTTGAACTACTTGGTGTAAATTTGACTACTCCATTAGTGATGATGGTGCTCCAAAGGCTTCATTATGAGGAGAAGTTGGCGTTTAGATTCTTTACGTGGGCAGGCCATCAGGATAATTATGCTCATGAGGCTAAGACTTATAATGAGATGATTGACATACTGTCTAGTACAAAGTACAAGGTTAAACAATTTCGGATTGTCTGTGACATGCTAGATTACATGAAGAGGAGCAACAAAACTTCAGTGCCGGTTGAGGTTTTGCTGAGGATTTTAAGACAGTACACTGAGAAGCATCTGACCCATCTTCAGAAATTTGCCAAGAAAAAGAAGATACGAGTGAAGACGCAACCAGAAATCAATGCTTTTAATTTGCTGTTGGATTCACTTTGCAAATGTAGTCTTGTTGAAGATGCAGAAGGCATGTTTAGGAGGATGCAAAGTAAGGTAAAACCCGATGCTAACACATACAACATTCTGTTCTTTGGGTGGTGTAGAGTTAGGAACCCTACTAGAGGTATGGACATACTTGATGTTATGATTAAAATGGGGTTTACACCTGAAAATTTTACGTACAATACTGCCATAGACACCTTCTGCAAGGCAGGAATGGTGACAGAAGCTGCTGCACTGTTGGAATTCATGAGAACAAGAGGCACAACCTTGTCTTCTCCTACTGCAAGAACATATGCAATTATGATTGTGGCATTTGTCCAGTGCAATAAAACGGATGAAGCTTTTAAACTTCTAGGTGATATGATAGGCAGTGGAACCCTCCCTGATGTATCAACGTACAAAGAACTAATTGAAGGCATGTGTTTAGCCGGAAAGATAGAAGCAGCTTATAAATTCCTGGATGAGATGGGAAACAAGGGTTATCCTCCTGATATAGTGACTTACAACTGTTTTCTCAAAGTTCTTTGTGACAGCAAAAACCGGGAAGAAGCACTCAGGTTGTACCAGAAAATGGATGAGGTGAGATGTGTGCCCAGTGTACAAACCTTTAACATGCTAATTACGATGTATTTTGAGATAGGTGATCCTGATGGAGCCTTTGAGTGTTGGCATGAAATGGAAAAGAAGGGCTATATAGCAGATACTGATTCTTATTGTGTGATGATTGAAGGCCTTTTTGGTTGTAATAACACAACTGATGCTTCTTTTCTCTTGGAAGAAGTCATTAACAGGGGATTGAAATTACCCTACAGAAAGTTTGATTCATTTTTGATGCAGCTTTCTTCTATTGGTGATTTACAGGCCATCCATAGATTATCAGATCATATGAGGAAATTTTACAACCCTGCGATGGCCAGGCGTTTCTCGTTAAATCAAAAGCGGAAGAGCATGAGCTTCAAAGGGAAATAA